Genomic window (Deltaproteobacteria bacterium):
ATCTCCGAGATCCCAAACGACCCCTGAGGTGCCGAGTTCTTCATTGATCCGTGACAAGGACCCCTCTGTAGTGGTCATTTAGACGCCCTATTCGATGTTCCTCCTTCAGGTCCACTCGATCATGTCCGCAGATCCGCCGAGGCCGCAGCCCTTGATATATGGGAAGAAGACGCAAAGGGCTGGGTCTCGCACAGAGACATCTCCGCCTTGTTGTTCCTGGCTGTCAGCATGGTCCAGTATCCGCAGAGATTCACCCGGGACATCTCCACCACGTCGATGCGGGCCTCCTTCACGAACTGACAGAGGGAAAAATCGGGGCGGAAACCGAGAAACCGGGAAAGGGGCGAGATCATCCTCTCCATTCCGCAGACAAACGGATGCTCGTGCTGAAAATGGTTTACGAAGTAGAGTTCGCCGCCCGGACGACAGACCCGGCGCATCTCATCCACAAGCCTGCAGGGATTGGGAACGACCGAGGCGACGTACATGGCCACAACCGCGTCAAAGGAATCGTCCTCGAAGGTCATGTTCTCCGCGTCCATACAGTAGAGGCTGACATGCATGAGCCCTTCACGGCGTCGTCGCTGACGGGCCTTCTCGAGCATCTCCTCGGAGATGTCGATACCGGTGACAGAGATATTCCTAGGGTAAAGCGGGAGGGAAAGACCAGTGCCCACACCCACCTCGAGCACGGAACAACCGGGCGTGAACTTCATCCTTCTTATAACTGCCTCCCGGCCGGGTTCGAAGATTGATCCGAATGAAAAATCGTAAAAAGAGGCGTAACGCCGATATGCCTTTCGAATGGACTCGATATTGACCGATCCTTCTCTATCATGCCTTTTCAAACGCCTGATTCTCACCTTTCCTCCTGAATAATGCCGATTTCGATAAAACCTGAATCCGTGAGCCTACGGCCGGGGTATTTGTTTCGTGCGGCAAATAGCCTCCTGTCCATGGGCGCCTCCATGCACAAATACCCCGGCCGTAGGCTTATGCCTTATGCTGTGAAATCGAAAGGTTGAGTGCATATCTCACGGATTCAGGTAAAGATAGCCAAGGAGCCCACCGAGGTTCGGTTGCCCCAAGTCGTCCAGAAAGATATTTTACGTGTAATTCTCCGTCAACATCATCCACCTTTACATTCTGTCGCATTTGCAGCTGTAAACCCCCTTTTTACGACATGTGAGGTCCTATGGAACGACCACATTTCGGCATTCCCAAGACAGGTGGCATCACAGCCAAACCGCCTGGAATCCGTTCTGTTCTTGCGGTTGTGGGCGGTCTTGCCCTCCTCCTTGCCGTCTGGAACCTCTGGTTCACGGTGGAACCTGAAGAGGTGGGAATTGTGCTCAGATTTGGCAAGTTTACACGGGAAGTCCCGCCTGGACTCCATTTTAAGCTGCCCGATCCGCTCGAGACGGTCTTCAAGGTCCCTGTTCAGCGCCAGCTCAAGGAAGAATTCGGGTTCCGCACCGTGGAGGAATTCCGACCGGCTGACGCGCAAAAGGTCTACGAGCAGGAGGCCCTCATGCTCACTGGCGACCTGAACGTGGCCTGGGTGGAGTGGTCAACCCAGTACCGCATCAAGGACCCCTATCTGTTCCTTTTCAGGATCAAGGACGTCAGGAACACCTTCAGGGACCTGAACGAGGCCGTGATGAAGGCCGTGGTGGGGGACAGGACAGTGAACAACGTCCTCACCGTTGGAAGGCAGGAGATCTCGGACGAAGTCAAAAAACGCCTCCAGGGCCTCTGCGACCAGTATGAAACAGGCATAACGGTGGATCAGGTAGTCCTCCAGAACGTCACCCCGCCGGAACCGGTCAAGCCGTCCTTCAACGAGGTCAACCAGGCCCAGCAGGAAAAAGAAAGGCTCATAAACGAGGCATGGTCAGAATACAACAAGGCAATCCCCCGTGCCCGCGGAGAGGCATTGCAGCTGATACAGAACGCTGAGGGATACGCCGCTGAGCGCATCAACCGCGCCAAGGGAGACGCGGCCTTTTTCGAGGCCCTGTACAAGGCCTACCAGAAGGCCCCGGAGGTCACTCGCAAGAGACTCTATATCGAAACCATCGAGGCCGTCTTTCCCCGTGTGAACCGAACAGTGGTCATGGATGAATCGGCCCGCAATCTTCTCCCCCTACTTAATCTGGACACGGTGGAGGTGAAACCATGAAATCCACAATCATCGCCCTCATCGCCCTCGCCGTCATCGGAATCGCGATCCTGGGAGGTGCCTTTTTCATCGTGGACGAGACCCAACAGGTCGTGATCACCCAGTTCGGAAAACCCGTCGGCTCCCCCATTACCTCAGCTGGACTCCACGTGAAGGTGCCGTTTCTCCAGAAGGCAAATTATTTCGATAAGAGATTCCTTTCCTGGGACGGAGAGCCGAACCAGATCCCCACCCAAGACAAGCGCTTCATCTGGGTGGATACGTATGCACGCTGGCGCATCAGCGACCCCTTACTCTTCTTTCAGCGCCTCCGGGATGAACAGAGGGCCATCACCCGCCTTGACGACATCCTGGACGGAGAGACGAGAAACGTCATCGCCAAATATCCCCTGATCGAGATCGTGAGGTCTTCTGACATCGCCATTGCCCAGGCCGCAGGAGACCCGGAAGGGATCAGGTCCCAAGAGGCCATGACATCCATAACCCAAGGCCGGGAGCGTCTCTCCCGCCAGGTCCTGGAGGCAGGGTCTGCCCGGGTCGCTGACCTTGGCATCGAGCTTCTCGATTTCCAATTCAAACGTATCACCTACGTGGAAGAGGTCAGAAAAGAGGTCTACGCCCGCATGATCTCCGAAAGGCAGAGGATCGCCGAACAGTACCGTTCCGAGGGTGCGGGCGAGGCAGCCCGAATCGCCGGGGAACGAGAAAGGGAATACAGGCTCATCACCTCGGATGCCTATCGGAAGGCACAGGAGATCCGCGGTGCGGCAGATGCTGAGGCGGCGAACATATACGCGGCGGCCTATGGGAAGGACCCGGATTTTTACGCCTTTTACCGCTCTCTTGATGCATACGAAAGGTCCATCGGGGAAAAGACGACGCTTGTCCTCTCGACGGATTCGGATTTTCTCAGGTTTCTCAAAAAGGAAAAGACCCGCTGAACCCAAAAACGATGGTCTTTATGCCCATGTTCATCCTGGATCCCAACGACCCCTTTCCACCTCCGGAGCTCGCAGGACCGGACGGCCTTCTTGCCGTAGGGGGCGATCTCAGTCCCGAACGCATCATCCGTGCCTACAAAAAGGGGATCTTCCCTTGGTACAACCCAGGCGAACCTGTACTTTGGTGGTCACCGGACCCCAGATGCGTCCTCGAGCCTGAATGTCTTCACGTCTCCCGTCGCCTGATGCGTACGATCCGGCAAGCAAGATTCACTGTCACGTTCGACACGGCCTTTGACGAGGTGATCACGTCCTGTGCAGCCATTCGTCTGTCGAACGGCACAGGAACCTGGCTCACCCCGGAGATGATCCTTGCGTATAAAAGGCTTCACGCCATGGGTCTCGCCCATTCGGTCGAGGCATGGGACAAGGACGTCCTTGCTGGAGGGCTCTACGGCATCGCCCTTGGACAGGTCTTTTTCGGAGAATCCATGTTCACGCGCATTAAAGACGCCTCGAAGGTCGCCTTCGTCACCCTTGTCCAGGACCTGTCCGCCCATGGATTCAGGCTGATCGACTGTCAGGTCCGCTCGGATCACCTCCTTTCCTTCGGGGCCAAAGAGATATCCCGTGAGGATTTCCACGCCCGGCTCAACGATCTCCTGTCCGGGTCAACTTCCCTCCCGCCTGCCCCTTGGCATCACATCATACATGGAAACGGACAGGATCATCGCCGTCGGCGACATACACGGATGCCGGCTTGAGCTCGAAAGGCTCCTCGGCATGATCCCATTTGATCCCTCCCGGGACCTCCTCGTCCTTCTCGGTGACTACATCGACAGGGGTCCGGAACCCAGAGGGGTGTTGGAGATCCTTTCCGGTCTCGTGGATCTGCACCCCGGTCACGTCCGATGCCTCATGGGCAACCACGAGTGGATGTTCCTCAGATACCTGGAGGGCAAGGACACCAATCTATATCTCCTGAACGGGGGTGAGACGACGATCGCTGACTATTTCATACAGGGAAAGGGGGTCTCCATCCCGGATCGACACAAGAAGTTTCTTGATTCCCTTGAGTTCTTTCTTGAAACCGAATCTTATATATTTGTTCACGCTGGGCTCAGGCCTGGAGTGCCTCTGGCCGATCAGACACTGGACGACCTTCTCTGGATCCGTGATGAATTCATCTCTTCTTCCTACGATTGGGGCAAACGGGTCGTCTTTGCCCACACGCCGGTGGAAACACCCCTTGTTCAGCCAAACAAGATCGGGATCGATACCGGGGCGGTGTACGGAGGACGGCTCACGGCCCTCATCCTTCCTGATCTGACATTCATCTCTGTTGAGAAAAAATAGGGCAAGCAGATGGAAGAACGACCCAAAAGAAACTGGCGGGAGATAGATCGCATGCGCGACGGATCCTCACGAGGAAGACGCGCGAGATGCGAGAAAAAGGACACCCTTGAGCGCGCTCTCGAGGACCCGAGACTCAAGAAAAAATATCTCAGAGAGGCCGAACGGCTCTTTCTGGGGGCCAAGGGGAGACCGGAACACGCCCGTGACATCCGGTCCATCCACGAGTCGTACGGGACATCGGGCTTCGGTGCTGCCGTTAAACATTACCTGGAGACATACGGCATGCCGGATGACTGGGCCACGCTCATGCTCCTGCTTGATCTCAAGGGAGACGTCCCTACGGTCATCTCGGCCCTCGACGCCCTCGTGGGCCTCGCAGACCAAAAAGGACCGGTGGAGAGAAAAGGCCTTCGCAGCAAGATCGACATCATGCGCATCACCGCCAGGGACCCTGAAATCCGGGATGCAGCAGAAGACGCATATAACTCCCTCAAGCCGTGAAGCAGGTCAGGGACTGGACCGTCCTCCTCGACGACTATCTCTCCCATCTCACCCTTGACCGGGGGCTTTCCCTCAAGACCGTTGAGGCCTACAGTGCGGACATCATTCGATTCATCTCCTTCTCGGATCGATCCCGAATAAGCGACCCTGAGACCGTTCGTCCCTCAGACGTGGTCGCCTGGCTCGAAGAGGAACGCGCATCCGGCACCTCCCCCCGCACCATGGCCAGGCGCCTTTCCGCCCTTCGGGGCTTTTTCCGTTTCCTCTCCCAGGTCCAGGCCATTGAAACCGATCCACTGACCACCGTAGACACCCCCAGGATCGGCCGCACCCTGCCCGGAGTCCTCACAGTGGACATGGTGGAATCCCTCCTCCAGAGACCGGACGTCACAAAACCCGCCGGGCTCAGGGACCGGGCGCTCCTGGAACTCACCTATGCGAGCGGGCTTCGGGCCTCAGAGGCCGTGGGCCTCAGGCTTCCCGAAATAGATAGACGGCTTTGCTACCTCAGGATCACAGGCAAAGGAAACAAGGAAAGGATCGTACCCGTGGGAGAGACCGCCATGGAATGGCTCGAAAGATACCTGTCCCAGGCCAGACCGCGTCTCCTCGGAAAGGTGCAGAGCGACATCGTCTTCGTCGGCAGAGGGGGCAGGCCCCTAACGCGTCAGCGCTTCTGGCAGATATTAAAGGGACATGCAGCAGCAGCCGGTGTCCGCGGGCCTGTCTCACCCCACACCCTCAGGCACTCCTTCGCCACCCACCTTCTTGCCGGAGGGGCTGATCTTCGCGTAGTCCAGATGCTTCTCGGACACTCGGACATAACTACGACCCAGATCTATACACACGTCGATATAAAACGATTGCGGGAGGTCCACAAAAAGTTTCATCCAAGGGGATAAACATCAAAAAACGCCCAGAAGCTTCAGCGCGATTTGTGTGCCGAAAAACCACATAATGCAAGCGAAGGCCACCTTGACAAAGCCGGGACCTGCCTTCACCGTCACCTGCGAGCCGATGGCTGAACCGATGATGCACGCTACGGCTGTAGCCGCAAGAAGCCCCGAAGGTCCACCTGGCCCAAAGCGAAATGCCCGATGGTGCCCACCAAGGAGCTGACGGTTACGATTCAGGAATTGGTATAATGCGCCACGGACCTGCAGATCGACGTCCTGGTCTTCGAGCTCTACAACCTTAAACGCCTTGTCGAAGGAGATCCACCACCATGAACGACGTATACGATCCGGACGACACAGACCTTGCCGAAATCCCGGCCTTCACCCCCACCGAACTCGCCAACGCCACCGTGGAGGAGCTCCTTGACTGGGTGGACGAACACGAGGACCGGGTCCCGCGCTCCCTCTTCGACGCCTGCGTTTCGCGCGGGAACGAGATGGTCTCGGCCCTTGCCGCCTATTACGACGATATGGAAAGGGCTCTTGACGACCCTGATATCGAGTTACGGTGGACATCCTGGTGGATGTTCATCCATGGCATGTTCATCCTTGGTGCCATCCCAGGCGAGGAGGCGGGCAAGGTCCTCATAAAGGCGATGCGTTCCACCTCCTTCCGGAAAGACGTGGATATCTTTGACTGGGTGACAGGCCGATCTCCCCATCTTTTTGCCAACAAGCCCGCGTCAGTGATCCAGCTTGCAAGGGATGCTGCAGAAGACGCGGAAGAGGACCCCTACGTCAGGAGCGAGGCCGTGGACATCGTGCTCGCCCATGCCATGGCCCAGGGAAAGGATGCCCTGGAGGACGCCCTGGACTGGCTCGCTGGTCTTGTGCAGAAGCCCGGCGACCCCTTTGAAACTTATGATTTTCGTTGCATGGCGGCTGAGTCGCTCCTTGATTTCCCGCGAACCAGACACCGAGTCCTGCTCGAACAAATCGCTACGGAACAGGAAGATGAAGATAATTATCTCTATTTCTCTACTGACGACATAGAGGAAGCCTTTGCCGCGGAAAAAGACCAGCCGGAATGGCTGAACATGGATGACCCTTTTCGATTCTATGACGAAGATGAAATCCGCGCCCGGCAGGAGCGATGGCGGCAGGAGGATGAACTGGATGAGGATGAGATAGAGGATGATCTGGAGGATGAAATAGAGGAGGATGAAGATAGGTTCCGTCAAGGGGAGCTCTTCCCCTCGGAGGATATACATGCCTACAAGGTCTATGTCAGGAAGTATCCCAAGGTGGGAAGAAACGACCCGTGCCCATGTGGGAGCGGTAAGAAATACAAGAAGTGCTGCCTTGCAAGGGACGAGGCAGAAGAGTCCGAGCGCCGCAGGAATTTCTCCTGAATCCGTTAGATATGCACTCAACCTTTCGATTTCACAGAATAAGCCGACGGCTGGGGTATTTGTGGAGTGAGGCGCCCATGGACGGGGCTCGAACGGCAAATCTGCCCCCACGGACGGGGGCTATTTGCCGCACGGAACAAATACCCCGGCCGTCGGCCCACGGATTAAGGTTTCTGATAGTGCGGAAAAGCCTGCATCCCCGATGTGGTTTGCTTCTCGCCGCATCCTGCGCAGGGGTACCTTGAAAATGAGGATTTTCGTTCTATGGCAAGGCGCGAAGACTTTGTAGGGGTAACCCTTGTGGTTTCCCGCTGTATGTGAGTATTTTTGACCGACATGCCTGCCGGCGGGCAGGCGAGCAACACAGACATCGGAAGAAAGGACCATTTCCCAAGGTTCCAATTAGCGGATGACCATGGTCACCCCTGACATTTCCCGTTTCTGCGATCTTTCCCGAGGCGCTACCATCGTGCCGGTCTGGCGCGATATCCCGGTGGATTTCGATACGCCGGTTTCCCTCTTTGCAAAGCTCGGCCAGGGCACCCACGCATTTCTCCTGGAAAGTCTCGAGGGGGGGGAGAAGTGGGGCCGTTACAGTTTCATTGGGCTCAGACCCCTCATCGTCTTCGGCTCAAAGGGCCGCGAGGTCTTCACCGAGTCCAGGGGCGAGAGGCGGACCTTCACGGTCCCGGACCCGATCGCCTTTTTCAAGGAGGTGATGGCGGGTTTCAGACCGGCCGTGGTGGAGGGGCTTCCGCGCTTCTCGGGAGGCGCCGTGGGGTATCTCGGCTACGACATGGTCCGTTTCATGGAGCGCCTGCCAGAGACCCTTTCGGACAAGACCGGGTTTTACGACTCGGTCTTCATGGTGCCCGAACTCCTCCTCGTCTTTGACAACCTGAGGCAGAGCCTCCAGATCATCGCAAGCGTCCTTGTGCAGGAGGGCGACGATCTCGAGGCCTCCTACCACCGGGCCGTTTCCTCCATCGAAAACATCGTCCAGCGTATCCGCTCCGGGATCGACTATCCCATTCCGCCCGTTGCCCGCGAGCACTGGACCGAGCTTAGGCCCGAGGTCTCCGAGGACCGCTTTACTGCCATGGTGGAGCGGGCAAAGGAATACATACGGGCCGGAGACGTGATCCAGGTGGTCCTCTCCCAGCGTTTTTCCGGCACGAACCGTATTCCGCCTTTTGACATCTACCGTGCGCTCCGAAGGATCAACCCCTCGCCCTATCTTTTTTATCTCCGCTTCGGGGACGAGACCCTCGTGGGTTCATCGCCCGAGATACTCGTGAGGCTCACGGGCCGCGAGATAGAGCTTCGGCCCATCGCCGGGACGAGGCCCAGGGGGCGGGACCCGGAAGAGGACCTGCGTCTTGAGCGGGAGCTTCTCGCAGACGAAAAGGAGAGGGCAGAGCACCTCATGCTCGTGGATCTGGGAAGAAACGACGTGGGAAGGGTCGCAGAGACAGGGACGGTCCAGGTCAAGGACTTTATGACCGTCGAGCGGTATTCGCACGTCATGCACATCGTCTCGGGCGTGACAGGTAAGCTTGCGGAGGGGCGGGACATGTTCGACCTTCTCCGGGCCACGTTTCCGGCCGGGACCGTCACCGGTGCCCCCAAGATCCGGGCCATGGAGATCATCGAGGAGCTGGAGCACGCCCGGCGCGGCCCCTATGCAGGTGCGGTGGGCTACCTTGGCTTCAACGGAAACATGGACCTCTGCATCGCCATCCGGACCCTCTTTCAAAAGGGCGACGAGCTCTTTCTCCAGGCGGGCGCAGGTATCGTGGCCGACTCATTTCCCAAGCGGGAGTGGGAGGAGACCCTGAACAAGGGCCGGGCCCTTATGGCGGCCGTCAAAAAGGCACAGGAGTAAGCGGGACGGGGATCTTGCGGGCAAGACACCTCTCCCCGGACATGGTCAATTTTCAAGCTTTCTGCGAGATTTGATAGCGTCAACCCGATCTGCGCAGGAGTCAGCGTCCTCTATACAAGGTGCGGCAGCCCTGGGCGCAGGGCGTGTTTCAGAAAGTACCGTGCCATGCTTGCCGCATGCCAGCGCATGTGCCGTGGATCGCGTCGGCTGGCGCGCCGGGCGGCATGCACGACGCATGCCTCCGGGCAGAGCATCACCCGCCGCCCGGACCTCCAGAGACGGGCGCACAGGTCCACGTCTTCGTAATAGAGGTAAAAACCCTCGTCAAAGCCCCGGAGCGAGCCGAAGTCTTTTCCACGCACCAGCATGAACATGCCGGCCACCCAGGGGACCGAAAGCGGCGGATCCCCGAGGGAGAATCGCAGGCGTCCGTCATGGATCCCGCAGGCCTTCATGGCCAGATCCCGGAGGGACGGAAAGCGCCGCGCGCTGTCTTCCAGGGATCCACTGGGAGACATGACCGCAGGGGCGCACAGACCGACTCGTTCGTCATTCATGCAGGACAAGAGCACGGGAAAGGGGTTGTTGCAGAGTCTGACATCGGGATTCAGGACCAGGAAAAACGGGGTGCGCGCACGTTGAAAGGCCGCGTTATGATTGGCGCCGAATCCTTTCGGACGGGTGTTGTCGATCACGGTCAGGCGTTTGGAGAGCACCCTGCCTGGATCCGGCTCGGGGATGTTTCGGGTGAGGATGATTTCCGCTATCTCTGGGCAGCGGGAGAGATCCTCCATCAGGCCTGGAAGCAGGGATGTGTGCCCATGGCTGACGATGGACACGGTGACGGACCTCTCGGAATTTCCTGTCGGCATGGGCGAGTCGAATTTTTGATCGGCGTCAGGGAGGCAGCAGGGCCCGTTGAGCAGCAAGGCGTCAGCCAGCGAGGATCTCTTCGATGACGGCTGGGACGCAGTCCATGGCTTCTGCAAGTTTTCCCCCTTCCGGCCCTCCAGCCTGG
Coding sequences:
- a CDS encoding class I SAM-dependent methyltransferase, with protein sequence MKRHDREGSVNIESIRKAYRRYASFYDFSFGSIFEPGREAVIRRMKFTPGCSVLEVGVGTGLSLPLYPRNISVTGIDISEEMLEKARQRRRREGLMHVSLYCMDAENMTFEDDSFDAVVAMYVASVVPNPCRLVDEMRRVCRPGGELYFVNHFQHEHPFVCGMERMISPLSRFLGFRPDFSLCQFVKEARIDVVEMSRVNLCGYWTMLTARNNKAEMSLCETQPFASSSHISRAAASADLRT
- the hflK gene encoding FtsH protease activity modulator HflK codes for the protein MERPHFGIPKTGGITAKPPGIRSVLAVVGGLALLLAVWNLWFTVEPEEVGIVLRFGKFTREVPPGLHFKLPDPLETVFKVPVQRQLKEEFGFRTVEEFRPADAQKVYEQEALMLTGDLNVAWVEWSTQYRIKDPYLFLFRIKDVRNTFRDLNEAVMKAVVGDRTVNNVLTVGRQEISDEVKKRLQGLCDQYETGITVDQVVLQNVTPPEPVKPSFNEVNQAQQEKERLINEAWSEYNKAIPRARGEALQLIQNAEGYAAERINRAKGDAAFFEALYKAYQKAPEVTRKRLYIETIEAVFPRVNRTVVMDESARNLLPLLNLDTVEVKP
- the hflC gene encoding protease modulator HflC; this encodes MKSTIIALIALAVIGIAILGGAFFIVDETQQVVITQFGKPVGSPITSAGLHVKVPFLQKANYFDKRFLSWDGEPNQIPTQDKRFIWVDTYARWRISDPLLFFQRLRDEQRAITRLDDILDGETRNVIAKYPLIEIVRSSDIAIAQAAGDPEGIRSQEAMTSITQGRERLSRQVLEAGSARVADLGIELLDFQFKRITYVEEVRKEVYARMISERQRIAEQYRSEGAGEAARIAGEREREYRLITSDAYRKAQEIRGAADAEAANIYAAAYGKDPDFYAFYRSLDAYERSIGEKTTLVLSTDSDFLRFLKKEKTR
- the aat gene encoding leucyl/phenylalanyl-tRNA--protein transferase, with the protein product MPMFILDPNDPFPPPELAGPDGLLAVGGDLSPERIIRAYKKGIFPWYNPGEPVLWWSPDPRCVLEPECLHVSRRLMRTIRQARFTVTFDTAFDEVITSCAAIRLSNGTGTWLTPEMILAYKRLHAMGLAHSVEAWDKDVLAGGLYGIALGQVFFGESMFTRIKDASKVAFVTLVQDLSAHGFRLIDCQVRSDHLLSFGAKEISREDFHARLNDLLSGSTSLPPAPWHHIIHGNGQDHRRRRHTRMPA
- a CDS encoding serine/threonine protein phosphatase encodes the protein METDRIIAVGDIHGCRLELERLLGMIPFDPSRDLLVLLGDYIDRGPEPRGVLEILSGLVDLHPGHVRCLMGNHEWMFLRYLEGKDTNLYLLNGGETTIADYFIQGKGVSIPDRHKKFLDSLEFFLETESYIFVHAGLRPGVPLADQTLDDLLWIRDEFISSSYDWGKRVVFAHTPVETPLVQPNKIGIDTGAVYGGRLTALILPDLTFISVEKK
- the xerD gene encoding site-specific tyrosine recombinase XerD; this encodes MKQVRDWTVLLDDYLSHLTLDRGLSLKTVEAYSADIIRFISFSDRSRISDPETVRPSDVVAWLEEERASGTSPRTMARRLSALRGFFRFLSQVQAIETDPLTTVDTPRIGRTLPGVLTVDMVESLLQRPDVTKPAGLRDRALLELTYASGLRASEAVGLRLPEIDRRLCYLRITGKGNKERIVPVGETAMEWLERYLSQARPRLLGKVQSDIVFVGRGGRPLTRQRFWQILKGHAAAAGVRGPVSPHTLRHSFATHLLAGGADLRVVQMLLGHSDITTTQIYTHVDIKRLREVHKKFHPRG
- a CDS encoding SEC-C domain-containing protein, which gives rise to MHAYKVYVRKYPKVGRNDPCPCGSGKKYKKCCLARDEAEESERRRNFS
- the trpE gene encoding anthranilate synthase component I — translated: MVTPDISRFCDLSRGATIVPVWRDIPVDFDTPVSLFAKLGQGTHAFLLESLEGGEKWGRYSFIGLRPLIVFGSKGREVFTESRGERRTFTVPDPIAFFKEVMAGFRPAVVEGLPRFSGGAVGYLGYDMVRFMERLPETLSDKTGFYDSVFMVPELLLVFDNLRQSLQIIASVLVQEGDDLEASYHRAVSSIENIVQRIRSGIDYPIPPVAREHWTELRPEVSEDRFTAMVERAKEYIRAGDVIQVVLSQRFSGTNRIPPFDIYRALRRINPSPYLFYLRFGDETLVGSSPEILVRLTGREIELRPIAGTRPRGRDPEEDLRLERELLADEKERAEHLMLVDLGRNDVGRVAETGTVQVKDFMTVERYSHVMHIVSGVTGKLAEGRDMFDLLRATFPAGTVTGAPKIRAMEIIEELEHARRGPYAGAVGYLGFNGNMDLCIAIRTLFQKGDELFLQAGAGIVADSFPKREWEETLNKGRALMAAVKKAQE
- a CDS encoding glycosyltransferase; this translates as MPTGNSERSVTVSIVSHGHTSLLPGLMEDLSRCPEIAEIILTRNIPEPDPGRVLSKRLTVIDNTRPKGFGANHNAAFQRARTPFFLVLNPDVRLCNNPFPVLLSCMNDERVGLCAPAVMSPSGSLEDSARRFPSLRDLAMKACGIHDGRLRFSLGDPPLSVPWVAGMFMLVRGKDFGSLRGFDEGFYLYYEDVDLCARLWRSGRRVMLCPEACVVHAARRASRRDPRHMRWHAASMARYFLKHALRPGLPHLV